One genomic segment of Danio rerio strain Tuebingen ecotype United States chromosome 11, GRCz12tu, whole genome shotgun sequence includes these proteins:
- the uba3 gene encoding NEDD8-activating enzyme E1 catalytic subunit isoform X1 produces the protein MAEGEEPMVVDGGSGDRSEWQGRWDHVRKFLERTGPFTHPDFEASTESLQFLLDTCKILVIGAGGLGCELLKDLALSGFRHIHVVDMDTIDVSNLNRQFLFRPKDVGRPKAEVAADFVNDRVPGCSVVPHFKKIQDLDETFYRQFHIVVCGLDSVIARRWMNGMLLSLLIYEDGVLDPSSIIPLIDGGTEGFKGNARVILPGMTACIDCTLELYPPQINFPMCTIASMPRLPEHCVEYVRMLLWPKEKPFGDGVVLDGDDPKHIQWVYQKSLERAAEFNITGVTYRLTQGVVKRIIPAVASTNAVIAAACATEVFKIATSAYVPLNNYLVFNDVDGLYTYTFEAERKENCSACSQVPQDMQFTPSAKLQEVLDYLTENASLQMKSPAITTTLDGKNKTLYLQTVASIEERTRPNLSKTLKELGLVDGQELAVADVTTPQTVLFKLKFIS, from the exons ATGGCGGAAGGAGAGGAACc AATGGTTGTGGATGGAGGAAGTGGAGATCGGAGTGAGTGGCAGGGACGATGGGATCATGTCAGAAAGTTCCTAGAGAGAACGGGACCCTTCACTCATCCGGATTTTGAAGCCAGCACTGAG TCTCTCCAGTTTTTATTGGACACATGCAAGATTCTGGTTATTGGAGCCGGTGGACTTGGATGTGAGCTGCTCAAAGATCTG GCTTTGTCAGGTTTTCGACATATTCATGTAGTGGACATGGACACCATTGACGTTTCTAACCTCAACAGACAGTTCCTCTTCAG GCCAAAAGATGTGGGCCGACCAAAGGCAGAGGTTGCAGCAGACTTCGTAAACGACAGGGTCCCAGGATGCAGTGTTGTCCC ACATTTTAAGAAAATCCAGGACTTGGATGAGACATTTTACAGGC AATTCCACATAGTCGTCTGTGGCCTGGACTCTGTTATCGCCAGAAGATGGATGAACGGCATGCTT CTCTCCCTGCTGATTTATGAAGATGGAGTCCTGGACCCCAGCTCTATTATTCCACTAATAGATGGTGGCACAGAGGGCTTCAAGGGCAATGCCCGGGTCATTCTTCCAGGAATGACAGCCTGCATTGATTGCACTCTGGAGCTCTACCCCCCACAG ATCAACTTCCCGATGTGCACTATAGCGTCTATGCCACGGTTACCCGAACATTGTGTTGAATATGTACGCATGCTGCTGTGGCCCAAAGAAAAGCCCTTTGGAG ATGGTGTGGTTCTAGATGGAGATGACCCAAAGCACATCCAGTGGGTGTATCAGAAATCTTTGGAGAGAGCGGCTGAGTTCAACATCACTGGGGTCACTTACAGACTCACCCAGG GGGTTGTGAAGCGAATAATTCCTGCTGTGGCTTCTACAAATGCTGTCATTGCTG CTGCTTGCGCCACAGAGGTTTTCAAAATTGCCACAAG CGCTTATGTTCCCTTGAACAACTACCTGGTGTTTAATGATGTCGACGGGCTGTACACATACACCTTTGAAGCAGAAAGAAAG GAGAACTGTTCTGCGTGCAGTCAGGTGCCACAGGACATGCAGTTCACACCGTCAGCTAAACTACAGGAGGTTCTGGACTACCTGACTGAGAACGCCTCTCT CCAAATGAAGTCTCCTGCAATCACTACAACTTTggatggaaaaaacaaaactctgTATTTACAG ACTGTAGCATCTATTGAAGAAAGAACACGACCTAATCTGAGCAAAACACTGAAAG AACTTGGACTGGTGGATGGTCAAGAGCTGGCTGTGGCTGATGTCACCACTCCCCAAACCGTGCTCTTTAAGCTCAAGTTCATCTCATAG
- the uba3 gene encoding NEDD8-activating enzyme E1 catalytic subunit, translating to MAEGEEPEKKRRRIEELNEKMVVDGGSGDRSEWQGRWDHVRKFLERTGPFTHPDFEASTESLQFLLDTCKILVIGAGGLGCELLKDLALSGFRHIHVVDMDTIDVSNLNRQFLFRPKDVGRPKAEVAADFVNDRVPGCSVVPHFKKIQDLDETFYRQFHIVVCGLDSVIARRWMNGMLLSLLIYEDGVLDPSSIIPLIDGGTEGFKGNARVILPGMTACIDCTLELYPPQINFPMCTIASMPRLPEHCVEYVRMLLWPKEKPFGDGVVLDGDDPKHIQWVYQKSLERAAEFNITGVTYRLTQGVVKRIIPAVASTNAVIAAACATEVFKIATSAYVPLNNYLVFNDVDGLYTYTFEAERKENCSACSQVPQDMQFTPSAKLQEVLDYLTENASLQMKSPAITTTLDGKNKTLYLQTVASIEERTRPNLSKTLKELGLVDGQELAVADVTTPQTVLFKLKFIS from the exons ATGGCGGAAGGAGAGGAACc GGAGAAGAAAAGAAGGAGAATAGAGGAGCTGAATGAGAA AATGGTTGTGGATGGAGGAAGTGGAGATCGGAGTGAGTGGCAGGGACGATGGGATCATGTCAGAAAGTTCCTAGAGAGAACGGGACCCTTCACTCATCCGGATTTTGAAGCCAGCACTGAG TCTCTCCAGTTTTTATTGGACACATGCAAGATTCTGGTTATTGGAGCCGGTGGACTTGGATGTGAGCTGCTCAAAGATCTG GCTTTGTCAGGTTTTCGACATATTCATGTAGTGGACATGGACACCATTGACGTTTCTAACCTCAACAGACAGTTCCTCTTCAG GCCAAAAGATGTGGGCCGACCAAAGGCAGAGGTTGCAGCAGACTTCGTAAACGACAGGGTCCCAGGATGCAGTGTTGTCCC ACATTTTAAGAAAATCCAGGACTTGGATGAGACATTTTACAGGC AATTCCACATAGTCGTCTGTGGCCTGGACTCTGTTATCGCCAGAAGATGGATGAACGGCATGCTT CTCTCCCTGCTGATTTATGAAGATGGAGTCCTGGACCCCAGCTCTATTATTCCACTAATAGATGGTGGCACAGAGGGCTTCAAGGGCAATGCCCGGGTCATTCTTCCAGGAATGACAGCCTGCATTGATTGCACTCTGGAGCTCTACCCCCCACAG ATCAACTTCCCGATGTGCACTATAGCGTCTATGCCACGGTTACCCGAACATTGTGTTGAATATGTACGCATGCTGCTGTGGCCCAAAGAAAAGCCCTTTGGAG ATGGTGTGGTTCTAGATGGAGATGACCCAAAGCACATCCAGTGGGTGTATCAGAAATCTTTGGAGAGAGCGGCTGAGTTCAACATCACTGGGGTCACTTACAGACTCACCCAGG GGGTTGTGAAGCGAATAATTCCTGCTGTGGCTTCTACAAATGCTGTCATTGCTG CTGCTTGCGCCACAGAGGTTTTCAAAATTGCCACAAG CGCTTATGTTCCCTTGAACAACTACCTGGTGTTTAATGATGTCGACGGGCTGTACACATACACCTTTGAAGCAGAAAGAAAG GAGAACTGTTCTGCGTGCAGTCAGGTGCCACAGGACATGCAGTTCACACCGTCAGCTAAACTACAGGAGGTTCTGGACTACCTGACTGAGAACGCCTCTCT CCAAATGAAGTCTCCTGCAATCACTACAACTTTggatggaaaaaacaaaactctgTATTTACAG ACTGTAGCATCTATTGAAGAAAGAACACGACCTAATCTGAGCAAAACACTGAAAG AACTTGGACTGGTGGATGGTCAAGAGCTGGCTGTGGCTGATGTCACCACTCCCCAAACCGTGCTCTTTAAGCTCAAGTTCATCTCATAG